GGCGGACGCGCCATCCGTACGCGCTCTGGCTCGTCGCGGGCACGCTGGTGTTGGCCTCGGGCGGCAGCCTGACGCGCCTCGGCGCACCCGTGGTGTTGCCCGTGGCCAACCTGCTGGGGGTTTGGCTGCTCTATCGCGGTCACCGGCTGGCGCGGGAGGCCCATCGGTCACGGGATGACGACGCCGGGGTGGGCCACCCCGCGGGGGCGGCGTAGCCCCCGCGGGGCCCGGTCGGGGCCCCATGGATCCCGGCAGGTCGGCATGCCGATCCGGGCGCCGGCGGAATGCGGGGCGAGGAGGGGGAGGTCTGTGGCGGAGTTCGGCGTCCGCCGGGTGCTGGTGGGGCGCCTCCGGCGCGGTGACGACATCCTGGCCGCACTGGGTGGGGTGGCCGCCCAGCACGCCATCGCCGTGGGCTGGGTGCAGCTCTTGGGGGCGGTCGAGCGGGCGCGCCTGGCCTTCTACGATCAAAGCGAACGGGTCTATCGCGAGTTCACCCTGGACGAACCGGCGGAGATCCTCGCGGGGACGGGGAACATCAGTCGCACGGCGGGCAGCGAGTCACCCTTCGTCCACCTGCACCTGACGCTGGGCGACCGCCAGGGGCGGGCGTGGGGCGGGCACGTCCTCGAGGGCACGCGGGTCTTCGCCTGCGAGTACGCCATCTGGGTGCTCGAGGGTCCATCCCTGGTGCGCCATCCGGACGCGGAGACGGGCCTCAAGCTGTGGCAACCCGGCTGAGGCGACGGGCGCCGCGCCCGGCGGTCCGGGGCAGGAGCCGGAGCTGGCGTCGCGGCGGGGCCGGAGGCGTGG
The sequence above is drawn from the Thermaerobacter sp. FW80 genome and encodes:
- a CDS encoding PPC domain-containing DNA-binding protein yields the protein MAEFGVRRVLVGRLRRGDDILAALGGVAAQHAIAVGWVQLLGAVERARLAFYDQSERVYREFTLDEPAEILAGTGNISRTAGSESPFVHLHLTLGDRQGRAWGGHVLEGTRVFACEYAIWVLEGPSLVRHPDAETGLKLWQPG